A genomic region of Dunckerocampus dactyliophorus isolate RoL2022-P2 chromosome 10, RoL_Ddac_1.1, whole genome shotgun sequence contains the following coding sequences:
- the LOC129188953 gene encoding GTP cyclohydrolase 1-like — protein sequence MEMNGVVSEYLRKCVEMKRNSLCMEEKESNETADETKVSHIENAYSTILMELGEDVNRDGLLRTPLRAAKAMQFFTRGYKETTQDVLNDAIFDENHEEMVIVKDIDLFSLCEHHLVPFFGKAHIAYLPNKKVVGLSKIARIVEVYSRRLQVQERLTKQIASAIVEALEPTGVAVVIEAVHMCMVMRGVQKINANTVTSVMLGAFHDDPETRKEFLDLTL from the exons ATGGAGATGAACGGAGTTGTTTCCGAGTATCTGAGGAAGTGTGTTGAGATGAAACGCAACAGTTTGTGCATGGAAGAGAAGGAATCCAATGAGACTGCAGATGAAACCAAAGTGTCTCACATAGAAAACGCTTACAGCACGATACTGATGGAGCTCGGAGAGGACGTCAACCGAGACGGACTTCTGCGAACACCACTGCGTGCCGCCAAAGCCATGCAGTTCTTCACCAGAGGCTACAAAGAAACCACCCAGG ACGTCTTGAATGACGCCATCTTTGATGAAAACCACGAGGAGATGGTGATTGTCAAGGACATTGACTTGTTCTCTCTGTGTGAGCATCACCTAGTACCCTTCTTTGGCAAG GCTCACATAGCATATCTTCCAAATAAGAAGGTGGTTGGTCTGAGCAAGATAGCAAG aatcgTGGAGGTCTATAGCAGGAGACTTCAAG tCCAGGAGCGTCTAACCAAGCAGATTGCTTCGGCCATCGTTGAGGCGCTGGAGCCTACTGGAGTGGCGGTGGTCATCGAGGCTGT TCACATGTGCATGGTGATGAGAGGCGTGCAGAAGATTAATGCAAATACTGTGACGAGTGTCATGTTGGGAGCCTTCCACGATGATCCCGAGACCCGAAAGGAGTTCCTTGACCTCACACTGTAA